In Streptococcus dysgalactiae subsp. dysgalactiae, the following are encoded in one genomic region:
- a CDS encoding helix-turn-helix domain-containing protein, with the protein MLITIEHAEKVRVKRGRLNLTKTETANRLNVTSRTLKKIEQGDYDAPKKIFASVMNFLIED; encoded by the coding sequence ATGCTTATTACTATTGAACACGCTGAAAAAGTCAGAGTAAAACGTGGGCGGTTAAATCTAACTAAAACCGAAACGGCTAACCGTTTAAACGTAACTTCTAGAACTCTCAAAAAGATTGAGCAGGGCGATTATGACGCACCTAAAAAAATCTTTGCTAGCGTTATGAATTTCTTAATTGAAGACTAG
- a CDS encoding helix-turn-helix domain-containing protein, with protein MNRIKELRERKNLTQQELADNLGISKRTLGYWEKGEVQIKPDKAEKMANYFGVPLGYLLGYSNYEDNDKLFDDLYFAEELKNRKKEKEVTKEQDHFFQKYIDQYPDLNFTFQKRLTNAMYKEYIKAHNELTSMLCALVMSEGLTENSQKEIDSIKKITEFHYKKLHDKNLMISEIISQILVERDNYKK; from the coding sequence ATGAATAGAATTAAAGAATTACGAGAAAGAAAAAATCTTACTCAACAAGAGTTAGCAGATAATTTAGGTATTTCAAAAAGAACCTTGGGGTATTGGGAAAAAGGCGAAGTGCAAATAAAGCCTGATAAAGCTGAAAAAATGGCAAATTACTTTGGTGTACCATTGGGGTATTTATTAGGTTATAGTAACTATGAAGATAATGATAAGTTGTTTGATGATTTATATTTTGCTGAGGAATTAAAAAATAGGAAAAAGGAAAAAGAAGTCACAAAAGAACAAGATCATTTTTTTCAAAAATATATTGATCAATATCCAGATTTAAATTTTACTTTTCAAAAAAGGTTAACTAACGCAATGTATAAAGAGTATATAAAGGCTCACAATGAGTTAACAAGTATGCTGTGTGCGTTGGTTATGTCGGAAGGTTTAACTGAAAATAGTCAAAAAGAAATTGACTCCATAAAGAAAATAACAGAGTTTCACTATAAGAAATTACATGATAAAAATCTTATGATTTCCGAAATTATTTCTCAGATACTAGTTGAAAGAGATAATTACAAAAAGTAA
- a CDS encoding prolyl-tRNA synthetase associated domain-containing protein gives MNTFENIITELKKLNIPYELVEHEPALTTEQADSFIEGIEGVRTKTMFLTNKKKTQYYLLIMDDQKLLDMERFKELVGANRIRMASADSLYQKMLLPPGVVSPFGLINNQDKDILVYFDQEIVTEERMSFHPNTNDRTIFINTKDLFSFLKHLGYEVNIIEL, from the coding sequence ATGAATACTTTTGAAAATATTATTACTGAATTAAAGAAATTGAATATCCCTTATGAACTAGTCGAACATGAACCAGCTTTGACCACAGAACAAGCTGACAGTTTTATTGAAGGTATTGAGGGAGTAAGAACAAAAACAATGTTCTTGACCAACAAGAAGAAGACGCAATATTATTTACTAATAATGGATGATCAAAAATTGTTGGACATGGAACGTTTTAAAGAATTGGTTGGCGCTAATCGTATTCGAATGGCTTCTGCGGACAGTCTATATCAGAAAATGCTTTTACCTCCTGGCGTGGTTTCGCCCTTTGGGTTAATCAATAATCAAGATAAAGATATTCTTGTTTATTTTGACCAAGAAATCGTCACAGAAGAAAGAATGAGTTTTCACCCTAATACTAACGATAGGACTATCTTTATCAATACCAAAGACCTGTTTTCTTTCTTAAAACACCTCGGATATGAGGTTAATATCATTGAGTTATAG
- a CDS encoding tyrosine-type recombinase/integrase, with protein sequence MKITEHKKKNGTIVYRASIYLGIDQITGKRVKTSITGRTQTEVKQKAKHTQLDFLSNGSTIHKEAQISNYQELAELWLKSYQLTVKPQTFVATKRMLHNHLIPIFGSLKVEKLTVSYIQRFINDLSNQLMHYGVVHSINRRVLQYGVSLQLIPFNPARDVILPKVPKRENKVIKFIASEDLKELLSYMERLANKKYIYYFDYVLYSVLLATGCRFGEAVALEWSDIDLEEGTIDINKNYSRLLKILDTPKSKAGFRVISIDKKTVNMLKLYKNRQRQLFLEVSDCAPKVVFATPNKEYQNMGTRQDSLDRRCAEIAIPRFTFHAFRHTHASLLLNAGISYKELQYRLGHATLAMTMDIYSHLSKDKEKEAVSFYEKAMNNL encoded by the coding sequence ATGAAAATAACAGAACATAAAAAGAAAAATGGTACAATCGTTTACCGTGCCAGTATCTATCTGGGAATTGACCAAATAACAGGTAAGAGGGTAAAAACAAGCATCACAGGAAGAACACAAACAGAGGTCAAGCAAAAAGCCAAACACACGCAGCTTGATTTCCTGTCTAATGGGTCTACAATACATAAAGAAGCACAGATTAGCAACTATCAGGAGTTGGCAGAACTATGGCTAAAGAGTTATCAACTCACCGTTAAGCCACAGACATTTGTAGCGACTAAGAGAATGCTTCACAATCATCTAATACCTATCTTTGGGTCTCTGAAGGTTGAAAAATTAACTGTCAGCTATATCCAACGCTTTATAAATGACTTATCTAACCAATTAATGCATTATGGTGTAGTACATTCAATAAATAGGCGTGTTCTACAATATGGTGTTTCACTTCAACTTATCCCATTTAATCCCGCTAGAGATGTTATTTTACCCAAAGTACCCAAGCGTGAGAACAAGGTAATTAAGTTTATAGCTTCAGAAGACTTAAAGGAATTGCTTTCTTACATGGAAAGGCTAGCTAACAAAAAATATATCTATTATTTTGATTATGTTTTGTATAGTGTACTACTAGCTACTGGTTGTCGTTTCGGTGAAGCAGTAGCTCTTGAGTGGTCAGATATTGATTTAGAAGAGGGGACTATCGATATCAATAAAAACTATAGTAGGTTATTAAAAATATTAGATACGCCGAAAAGTAAAGCAGGGTTTCGGGTAATAAGTATAGACAAGAAAACAGTTAACATGCTAAAGCTTTACAAGAATAGACAGCGACAACTATTTTTAGAAGTCAGTGATTGTGCTCCCAAGGTGGTGTTTGCTACTCCAAACAAAGAATATCAAAACATGGGGACAAGACAAGATAGTTTAGACAGACGGTGTGCTGAAATTGCTATCCCTCGCTTTACGTTTCATGCTTTCCGCCATACTCACGCTAGTTTATTGCTAAATGCTGGTATCAGTTATAAAGAATTACAATATAGATTAGGTCATGCTACTTTGGCTATGACAATGGATATATATAGTCACTTATCAAAGGACAAAGAAAAAGAAGCTGTTTCATTTTATGAAAAAGCTATGAATAACTTGTGA
- a CDS encoding protein kinase domain-containing protein, producing the protein MTFEERKSLCNQIIKGFEYLAEKNILHRDISPNNILIKQYEDAKIIKIADLGNVKLSDSILTSLDTEIRGAFNDYSGLQRVGYSNYNFYFEGFALSKLLYFVLTGRYKDFTKFEFSNLEKFINKGTNLNINQRFSNIHELKIAFSLIKPK; encoded by the coding sequence ATGACATTTGAAGAGAGAAAGTCATTGTGTAATCAAATTATTAAAGGGTTTGAGTACTTAGCTGAAAAAAATATATTACATAGAGATATTTCTCCAAATAATATTTTAATAAAACAATATGAGGATGCCAAAATTATTAAGATTGCCGATTTAGGTAATGTAAAGCTAAGCGATAGCATATTAACATCTCTTGATACAGAAATACGGGGAGCATTTAATGATTATTCGGGACTTCAGCGAGTAGGATATAGTAATTATAATTTTTATTTTGAAGGTTTTGCCTTATCCAAGTTATTGTATTTTGTTTTGACAGGGAGATATAAAGATTTTACTAAATTTGAATTTAGTAATTTAGAGAAATTTATCAATAAGGGAACAAATCTCAATATTAATCAAAGGTTTAGCAATATTCATGAGCTGAAGATAGCATTTTCTTTGATTAAACCAAAATAA
- a CDS encoding type I restriction endonuclease subunit R: MKRRSSQELQIENDLIRQLTTGQSQWVYRADLNSEDKLWDNFFEKLAQNNTKLLSEYPLTKSEKFQIKNQLNFVNFYEAAKWIAGENGIAKVQVQREDVSLGTIRLEVLWRSNVAGGKSSYEVVHQVMTGSDSLRQRRGDVTLLINGLPMIQVELKSPSHPYMDAFRQIKKYEQEGQFRGIYSSLQMFVVSNVTETRYIAAAKESKLNERFLTKWVDVHNQPQPDLFDFAREVLSIPRAHEMVMQYSVIDDDNKALILLRPYQVHAIEAIREASMRRQSGYIWHTTGSGKTLTSYKVSRNLLMIPSIEKTIFVIDRRDLDQQTSSAFLSYAQNDMIDIDETDDTRELVKNLSSEDRRVVVTTIQKLNAMIRQFDEGRHAKVYKRIKELNLAFVVDECHRAVTPERQRYLSNFFTNSLWYGFTGTPIFSENKREQKGDLAQTTKEQYGDCLHQYTVKEAIHDKAVLGFQVEYQTTMPFTAKEEIDESAYEDERHMLTVLDSILNKSRRKLGFQNGVGKTYVGLLTVKSIAQAQAYYRLIKAVKAGEKSLTISEGVKKVLPDFPKVAITYSVTENDEGSQVNQAEMTASLDDYNNMFGTHFNLATIQAYNTDLNDRLARKKERFSFREEQLDLVIVVDRLLTGFDAPCLSTIFIDRQPMKPQHLIQTFSRTNRLFDEGKKYGQIVTYQTPERFKEKVDEALSLYSNGGENEVLAPGWQESKTNFSQKLTTFKELAPTPELVPDLDASTDAELKRFAKAFQEFDKSFAALQVYNEYDEEELFAETGLTAEQIESYAGAYHNIIDELRRRRGEDDGEAELIDIEYELESIHKDDINYHYILSLMQQLIDQDRAIPAREKELVDNYIEDLDKSNPKLSQIVSKLWQEAQNNKADFEGKSVSYQLEEMIAKTISDKVREVAKNWYVEEEALQFVADHYRPGRDKQIGEKAVADSQDYAAYKAQHGDKALNKLKYKKALKEDYMTMIEEEILPLRAR; this comes from the coding sequence ATTAAGAGACGGTCATCCCAGGAATTACAAATTGAAAATGATTTAATCAGACAACTGACTACTGGTCAAAGCCAGTGGGTTTATCGTGCTGATTTAAACTCCGAAGACAAACTTTGGGATAATTTTTTTGAAAAACTAGCTCAAAATAATACAAAACTGTTATCAGAATATCCATTGACAAAATCTGAAAAATTCCAGATCAAAAACCAACTTAACTTTGTGAATTTTTATGAAGCGGCTAAGTGGATTGCTGGAGAAAATGGTATTGCCAAAGTGCAAGTACAACGTGAAGATGTCAGCCTTGGAACCATCAGACTTGAGGTGCTTTGGCGCTCTAATGTTGCAGGTGGTAAATCATCTTATGAGGTTGTCCATCAGGTTATGACTGGTAGCGATTCACTTCGTCAACGTAGAGGTGATGTTACCTTGTTGATCAATGGCTTACCCATGATTCAGGTGGAACTTAAATCCCCTTCTCATCCCTATATGGATGCTTTTCGACAAATTAAAAAATATGAACAAGAAGGTCAGTTTCGTGGGATTTACTCAAGTTTGCAGATGTTTGTTGTGTCAAATGTCACAGAGACACGCTATATTGCTGCAGCAAAAGAATCTAAACTAAATGAGCGCTTCCTAACCAAGTGGGTCGATGTCCATAATCAACCTCAACCTGATCTTTTTGACTTTGCCCGAGAAGTTCTATCCATTCCTCGAGCTCACGAAATGGTCATGCAGTATTCCGTTATCGATGATGACAACAAAGCTTTGATTTTACTTCGCCCATATCAGGTACATGCCATTGAGGCTATTCGTGAGGCAAGCATGCGCAGACAATCAGGCTATATCTGGCACACAACTGGTTCAGGGAAAACCTTGACATCGTATAAGGTCTCCAGAAATCTCCTCATGATTCCATCTATTGAAAAGACTATATTCGTCATCGATAGAAGAGACCTGGATCAGCAAACCAGCTCTGCTTTTTTATCATACGCGCAAAATGACATGATTGATATTGATGAAACGGATGATACTAGAGAATTGGTCAAAAATCTGTCATCGGAAGACCGACGTGTTGTCGTAACAACAATTCAAAAACTTAATGCCATGATTCGCCAATTTGATGAAGGCCGTCATGCAAAAGTTTACAAACGTATCAAAGAGTTAAACCTAGCCTTTGTAGTTGATGAATGCCACAGGGCAGTAACACCTGAGCGTCAACGCTATCTATCAAACTTCTTTACAAACTCTCTCTGGTATGGCTTTACTGGGACACCAATTTTCTCAGAAAATAAAAGGGAGCAAAAAGGTGATTTGGCACAAACCACCAAAGAACAGTATGGGGATTGCCTCCACCAATACACGGTAAAAGAAGCTATTCATGACAAGGCGGTTCTCGGATTTCAAGTGGAATACCAAACTACCATGCCCTTCACAGCCAAAGAGGAGATTGACGAGTCGGCTTATGAAGATGAAAGACACATGTTAACAGTGCTAGATAGTATCTTGAACAAGTCAAGACGCAAACTTGGTTTTCAAAATGGGGTCGGAAAAACTTATGTTGGACTCCTAACGGTCAAAAGTATTGCTCAAGCGCAGGCCTATTACCGCTTAATCAAGGCCGTTAAAGCTGGAGAGAAATCCTTGACCATTTCAGAAGGTGTCAAAAAAGTATTACCAGATTTTCCAAAGGTTGCAATTACTTATTCAGTAACAGAAAATGATGAAGGTTCTCAAGTCAATCAAGCAGAGATGACAGCCAGTCTTGATGATTACAATAACATGTTTGGCACGCATTTTAATTTAGCGACCATTCAAGCCTATAACACGGATCTCAATGACCGCCTAGCTCGCAAAAAAGAACGTTTTTCTTTCCGTGAAGAACAACTAGACTTGGTCATCGTGGTAGACAGGCTTTTGACCGGATTTGATGCGCCATGCCTATCGACCATCTTCATCGATCGTCAGCCTATGAAGCCTCAACACTTAATTCAAACCTTTTCACGAACCAATCGTCTTTTTGATGAGGGTAAAAAGTATGGTCAGATTGTGACCTACCAAACGCCAGAACGGTTTAAAGAAAAAGTTGATGAAGCGCTCAGCCTTTATTCCAATGGTGGTGAAAACGAAGTCCTAGCCCCTGGTTGGCAAGAATCAAAAACAAATTTTAGTCAAAAATTGACCACTTTCAAAGAACTTGCACCCACACCTGAATTGGTTCCAGACTTAGATGCCTCCACAGATGCGGAATTAAAACGCTTTGCCAAGGCTTTCCAAGAGTTTGACAAAAGCTTCGCTGCCCTGCAAGTTTATAATGAATATGATGAAGAAGAACTGTTTGCAGAGACGGGCTTAACAGCAGAGCAAATCGAATCCTATGCCGGTGCTTATCACAATATCATCGATGAATTGCGCCGACGTCGTGGTGAAGATGACGGTGAGGCGGAGCTAATTGATATCGAGTATGAGTTGGAATCCATTCATAAGGACGATATCAATTATCACTACATCTTGTCTCTCATGCAGCAATTGATTGATCAAGACAGGGCCATTCCTGCGCGTGAAAAGGAATTAGTAGACAACTACATCGAAGACTTGGACAAGTCCAATCCGAAATTATCGCAAATTGTTTCTAAACTCTGGCAAGAAGCACAAAACAACAAAGCAGACTTTGAAGGCAAATCTGTTTCTTATCAACTTGAAGAAATGATAGCCAAAACCATCTCTGACAAGGTCAGAGAAGTGGCAAAAAACTGGTATGTGGAAGAAGAAGCACTGCAATTTGTCGCAGACCACTACCGCCCAGGACGAGACAAACAAATCGGTGAAAAAGCCGTCGCTGACAGCCAAGATTATGCTGCCTACAAAGCCCAACATGGGGACAAAGCTCTCAATAAACTCAAATACAAAAAAGCCCTCAAAGAGGACTATATGACCATGATTGAAGAAGAAATCTTGCCGCTGAGGGCGAGGTAG
- a CDS encoding restriction endonuclease subunit S: MTKEKIPDFRFSGYTDAWEERKLGEVAEVTMGQSPSSTNYTANPSDYILVQGNADLKNGYVFPRVWTTQITKTADAGDLIISVRAPVGDVAKTAFDVVLGRGVAGIKGNEFLFQTLSKLKKDGYWKRLSTGSTFESINSEDIKSTIIQIPSLPEQESIGNFFRQLDDLLTLHERKLDLLKEHKKTYLRLLFPAKGQKVPALRFDSFEGDWEEKKVGEIFKVTRGQVLSATKVSKIKDNKNQYPVYSSQTQNNGLLGYYSECLFSDAITWTTDGANAGTVNFRKGKFYSTNVNGVLLSESGYANKMVAEILNSVAWKFVSKVGNPKLMNNVMSEITLSLPSLPEQEAIGNFFSTLDEEITQVESKLASLNAMKATLLRKIFV, from the coding sequence ATGACAAAAGAAAAAATACCTGATTTTCGTTTCTCCGGCTATACAGACGCTTGGGAAGAGCGGAAGTTGGGGGAAGTGGCTGAAGTAACAATGGGTCAGTCCCCGAGTTCTACAAATTATACAGCTAATCCTTCAGATTATATTCTAGTCCAAGGAAATGCAGATTTAAAGAATGGCTATGTTTTTCCGAGAGTTTGGACGACACAGATCACAAAAACAGCAGATGCTGGTGATTTAATCATTTCTGTTAGAGCTCCTGTTGGTGATGTTGCAAAGACTGCATTTGATGTTGTTTTAGGACGAGGAGTAGCGGGTATAAAAGGTAATGAATTTTTATTTCAAACACTAAGTAAACTGAAAAAAGATGGATATTGGAAGAGGCTAAGTACTGGTTCAACATTTGAATCCATAAATTCCGAAGATATTAAATCAACAATAATTCAAATCCCCTCCCTCCCCGAACAAGAATCCATCGGCAACTTTTTCCGTCAACTAGACGACCTTCTTACCCTTCATGAGCGTAAGTTGGATTTGTTGAAAGAGCACAAGAAGACATACTTGAGATTACTCTTTCCTGCAAAAGGTCAAAAAGTGCCTGCCCTTCGTTTTGATAGCTTTGAAGGGGACTGGGAAGAGAAGAAAGTTGGAGAAATCTTTAAAGTAACACGAGGTCAAGTGCTTTCAGCTACAAAAGTTAGTAAAATTAAAGATAATAAGAATCAATATCCCGTCTATTCTTCACAAACACAAAATAACGGTTTGTTGGGTTATTATAGTGAATGTCTATTTAGTGATGCAATTACTTGGACGACTGACGGCGCGAATGCTGGAACTGTCAATTTCAGAAAAGGAAAATTTTATAGTACAAACGTGAATGGAGTACTGCTCTCAGAATCTGGTTATGCTAATAAGATGGTTGCCGAGATTTTAAATTCAGTCGCATGGAAATTTGTATCAAAAGTGGGTAATCCAAAGTTAATGAATAATGTTATGAGTGAGATTACACTTTCCCTCCCCTCCCTCCCCGAACAAGAAGCCATTGGTAACTTTTTCTCAACCTTAGATGAGGAAATCACTCAGGTGGAATCTAAGTTAGCTTCTCTAAATGCTATGAAGGCTACGCTTTTGCGCAAGATCTTTGTTTAA
- a CDS encoding type I restriction-modification system subunit M: MTDTNNSRSLYQALWNSADILRSKMDASDYKSYLLGLIFYKYLSDKLLLAVCDNLDEPFVSFSQAQALYQENFSDEDVHDDLVEVLMDELGYVIEPGLTFSFLVSEIYEGCFQLEALAQAFRDIEQSNEAFENLFEDIDLYSKKLGATPQKQNTTVSDIMKELNTLDLTVHAGDILGDAYEYLIGQFASDSGKKAGEFYTPQAVSHLMTQIVFAGREDKKGMTLYDPTMGSGSLLLNAKRYSNQASTVSYFGQEVITSTYNLARMNMMLHGVPIENQHLRNGDTLDADWPTTEPTDFDGVLMNPPYSMKWSGAAGFLQDPRFSAFGVLAPKSKADFAFLLHGYYHLKHSGVMAIVLPHGVLFRGAAEKKIRQHLLEEGAIDTVIGLPSNIFYNTSIPTTIIILKKNRTNKDVFFIDASKEFIKNKNQNNMTDAHIEKILKTYEAREDVDKFAHLASFEEIVENDYNLNIPRYVDTFEEEPVVPLTEIAAQLQETEKSIAETTASLEVMLANLVGTTPEAQKELDEFRGKLG; encoded by the coding sequence ATGACAGATACAAACAATTCTCGTAGCCTTTATCAGGCGCTTTGGAACTCAGCGGATATCCTACGCAGCAAGATGGATGCCAGTGATTATAAGTCTTACCTTTTGGGTTTGATTTTCTACAAATATTTATCAGATAAGCTCTTACTGGCTGTCTGTGACAATCTGGATGAACCTTTTGTCTCATTCAGCCAAGCGCAAGCCCTTTATCAAGAAAACTTCTCAGATGAAGATGTCCATGATGATCTCGTGGAGGTTCTTATGGATGAGCTGGGCTATGTGATTGAGCCTGGTTTGACCTTTAGTTTTTTGGTGAGTGAGATTTACGAGGGGTGCTTCCAGTTAGAAGCCTTAGCACAGGCTTTTCGTGATATCGAGCAGTCCAATGAAGCTTTTGAAAACCTTTTTGAAGATATTGATCTTTATTCTAAAAAGTTAGGCGCAACACCGCAGAAACAAAACACAACCGTTTCTGATATCATGAAGGAACTGAATACGCTGGACTTAACGGTACATGCGGGCGATATTCTGGGCGATGCCTATGAGTACCTTATCGGACAATTTGCTTCTGATTCTGGGAAAAAAGCCGGTGAGTTTTACACCCCTCAAGCCGTCTCCCATCTTATGACGCAGATTGTCTTTGCAGGGCGTGAGGATAAAAAAGGGATGACACTTTATGACCCAACCATGGGGTCAGGGTCGCTTCTTTTGAATGCTAAACGATACAGCAATCAAGCTTCTACTGTGTCCTACTTTGGGCAAGAAGTGATTACGTCAACCTATAATCTAGCGCGTATGAACATGATGTTGCATGGTGTTCCGATTGAAAACCAGCACTTGCGAAATGGTGACACCTTGGATGCAGACTGGCCAACGACTGAGCCGACAGACTTTGATGGGGTGTTGATGAATCCGCCCTACTCCATGAAGTGGTCTGGGGCAGCTGGTTTCTTGCAAGATCCTCGTTTTTCAGCTTTTGGTGTTTTAGCACCCAAGTCAAAAGCTGACTTTGCCTTTTTATTACACGGCTATTATCATCTCAAGCACAGTGGCGTTATGGCTATCGTCCTGCCACATGGTGTGCTTTTCCGTGGCGCAGCTGAGAAAAAGATCCGTCAGCACTTGTTGGAAGAAGGGGCTATCGATACCGTGATTGGGCTCCCAAGCAACATTTTCTATAATACCTCTATTCCAACGACCATTATCATCCTTAAGAAAAATCGCACCAATAAGGATGTTTTCTTCATTGATGCGTCTAAGGAATTTATCAAAAATAAAAACCAGAACAATATGACGGACGCGCATATTGAGAAGATTCTCAAGACTTATGAGGCGCGTGAGGATGTGGATAAGTTTGCGCATTTGGCATCATTTGAGGAAATTGTGGAAAATGATTACAACCTTAATATTCCACGTTATGTTGACACGTTTGAAGAAGAACCTGTCGTGCCGTTGACAGAAATAGCGGCGCAACTTCAAGAAACAGAAAAGAGTATTGCTGAAACGACTGCTAGCTTAGAGGTTATGTTGGCGAACTTGGTTGGTACCACACCAGAAGCTCAAAAAGAGTTGGATGAGTTTAGAGGTAAATTAGGATAG
- a CDS encoding BglG family transcription antiterminator, giving the protein MNHRQIGVLRLLLRSQDYQSGQVLADRFEVSVKTIYSDLLVLQEFLTPYDLVLKKVPRHGVCILGPDSVKESLCQALDHQVQATDKEHSFLEREDVYLKSLFLLGHSLSILDLSLDLFVSETSIRRDLEKLDMQLADYNCQLIRHNGFVSLEGDELACRHFFRNRLIEKYAERLNNHPSDGVLAFFFDQENVEGIIKAVQEASDLYAYTISEQYQIYLILDLLIATKRCQQGYLLRPQPLPIGQDMALFGVYPFAGDLLCYSLNRPVDTLLPEEVKQLSLTILSVGYESFPSENQQFVQLTKQLIERVGQLSGLDLSHDTDLVKMISNHLRPMIYRLKNGINIANQTTEEIKKRYSILFHVVWLASKVLSDQYQLELLDAEIAFLTIYFEIAVEKLEKPLTIVIVCPHGLATSELIISSLRRLISHYDHLVTVDLSELDSSVARKADILISSIQLKEFPLPYVLVSPVLTNDELDNIQKLYLDLTKGNRKVLSIVHDDYDAKQALLKDLIQHEVYLHQSLTSQEDCLRFLAQHAFSENRDNPAYLTSILQREKMGSTSIYTGIALPHANPEMVGRSQLSLLTLKEPVIWGKNRVKVVMLISIKEGEEELYKEALVHLYSKIDNEAFIDSLSQTADEKAFIELLLKKEED; this is encoded by the coding sequence ATGAATCATCGTCAGATTGGTGTGCTAAGACTGTTGCTTCGCTCACAAGACTACCAAAGCGGTCAGGTTTTAGCAGATCGTTTTGAAGTGTCGGTAAAAACGATTTACAGTGATTTGCTGGTTTTGCAAGAGTTTTTGACGCCCTATGATCTTGTCTTGAAAAAAGTTCCTAGGCATGGGGTTTGCATTCTCGGGCCAGATAGTGTGAAGGAATCCCTTTGTCAGGCTTTGGACCATCAGGTTCAAGCGACGGATAAGGAGCATTCATTTTTGGAGCGTGAGGATGTTTACCTTAAATCTCTCTTTTTGCTTGGGCATTCCCTCTCGATTTTGGATCTTTCGTTGGACTTATTTGTCAGTGAGACCTCTATTCGACGTGACCTTGAAAAGCTTGATATGCAGCTAGCAGATTATAACTGTCAGTTGATTAGGCACAATGGTTTCGTTTCTTTGGAAGGTGATGAGTTAGCCTGCCGTCATTTTTTCCGTAATCGGCTCATTGAGAAATATGCAGAGCGGCTAAACAATCATCCATCTGACGGCGTGTTGGCTTTCTTTTTTGACCAAGAAAACGTTGAAGGCATCATCAAGGCAGTGCAGGAAGCATCTGATTTATATGCTTATACGATTTCAGAACAGTACCAGATTTACCTTATCTTGGACTTGTTAATTGCGACAAAAAGATGTCAGCAGGGCTATTTGTTAAGGCCTCAGCCCTTACCAATTGGTCAAGATATGGCCTTGTTTGGCGTTTACCCTTTTGCTGGTGATTTGCTCTGCTATTCCCTCAATCGACCTGTGGATACATTATTACCGGAAGAAGTAAAGCAACTATCTTTAACGATTTTATCGGTGGGTTATGAGAGTTTTCCTTCGGAAAATCAGCAGTTTGTGCAATTGACTAAGCAACTGATTGAAAGAGTGGGACAGTTATCTGGCCTTGATTTGAGTCATGATACAGATTTGGTCAAGATGATTAGCAACCATTTGAGACCCATGATTTACCGCTTGAAAAATGGGATTAATATTGCCAATCAAACCACAGAAGAGATTAAAAAACGTTACTCGATCTTATTTCATGTGGTTTGGCTAGCCTCGAAAGTGTTGTCTGATCAGTACCAGTTAGAATTGTTGGATGCTGAAATTGCCTTTTTAACCATTTATTTTGAGATAGCGGTTGAAAAGTTAGAAAAACCCCTGACGATTGTTATTGTGTGTCCTCATGGTTTGGCAACGTCAGAATTAATCATTAGTTCTTTGAGGCGATTGATTTCGCACTATGATCATCTGGTGACGGTCGATTTATCTGAATTGGACTCATCAGTGGCTAGGAAAGCGGATATCTTAATCAGCTCTATTCAGCTAAAAGAGTTTCCGCTGCCTTATGTCTTGGTTAGTCCTGTTCTAACTAATGACGAGTTGGATAATATCCAAAAGCTCTATTTGGATTTGACCAAGGGTAATCGTAAGGTACTATCTATTGTTCATGATGATTACGATGCCAAACAAGCCCTACTAAAGGATTTGATTCAACACGAGGTTTATTTACATCAATCGCTGACAAGCCAAGAAGACTGTTTACGTTTTTTAGCGCAGCATGCTTTTTCTGAAAATCGTGACAATCCTGCCTACCTCACGTCTATTCTCCAGAGAGAAAAGATGGGCAGCACCAGTATTTATACTGGAATTGCTCTGCCACATGCAAATCCAGAGATGGTGGGACGTTCGCAGCTCTCGTTGCTAACCTTGAAAGAGCCAGTGATTTGGGGCAAGAATCGTGTCAAGGTGGTCATGTTGATTTCCATTAAAGAAGGGGAAGAGGAATTGTATAAGGAGGCCCTAGTGCACCTTTATAGCAAAATTGATAATGAAGCCTTCATTGACAGTTTATCTCAAACGGCAGATGAAAAAGCATTTATCGAATTATTACTAAAGAAAGAAGAGGACTAA